One Yoonia sp. BS5-3 genomic window carries:
- a CDS encoding FtsX-like permease family protein encodes MTRPVLLALLSHWWRNPLQLFTLLAGLALATALWSGVQAVNAEARASYDAAAATLGEGQYDRLQRRDGQPMAQATYVQLRRAGWLVSPVVQGRLNRVRIVGIEPLTAPGGIGPDPASGTAELDDFLDADGVLFAAEETAENLQDFDLRVIIDADTAPGTAITDIGVAQRLLQKTGQIDALIVLPDQPITQVPLAEIAPQLIRQPAQGGTDIGKLTDSFHLNLTAFGMLSFAVGIFIVNGAIGLAFEQRRPVLRSLRALGVPLGRLIALMVAELMCFALLAGGIGVALGYVIAAILLPDVAATLRGLYGADVSGTLQLRPVWWLSGLGIAVGGTALAASGALVNLAKMPLLAAAQPRAMAMAAGRRARLQGYVAMGLLTVSVALMFTAKGLIGGFALLATLLIGAALALPLILDLVLAQSSRMAKSITAEWFWSDTRQQLPGLSLALMALLLAMAANVGVSTMVSSFRLTFVDFLDQRLSSDLYVRPENSEQADELVAFAGPRVDAIIPRKRVEIQIAGQPTDLYAVRDHSSYRDGWTFLEQSENPWDTTFAGETILINEQLLRRAGLGIGDAVAVGGVSFTVAGAFGDYGNPIGQALIGEAVFTRLYPDISPDNFGLYLDPDTVDDFVADMAAQTSLSAGQTINQANIKAFSLGVFERTFTVTTALNILTLAVAGFAILMSLLTLATMRIPQLAPAWAMGMTRRRIGQLELLRAIILAVLTAVIALPLGLILAWTLLAIVNVAAFGWKLPLYFFPADYARLGVFSLLAAALAALWPAQRLARTPPAELLKVFSNER; translated from the coding sequence ATGACCAGACCCGTCTTGCTGGCCCTGCTGTCGCATTGGTGGCGCAACCCCTTGCAGCTTTTCACGCTTTTGGCGGGGCTGGCGCTGGCAACGGCACTTTGGTCAGGTGTGCAAGCCGTCAATGCCGAAGCTCGGGCCAGCTATGATGCAGCCGCAGCCACCTTGGGCGAGGGGCAATATGACCGGCTGCAAAGACGCGATGGACAGCCAATGGCGCAAGCCACCTATGTCCAACTGCGGCGGGCAGGCTGGCTTGTCAGCCCGGTGGTGCAAGGGCGGCTGAACAGGGTGCGGATCGTCGGGATTGAGCCCCTGACAGCACCCGGCGGGATCGGTCCGGATCCGGCAAGCGGTACCGCTGAACTGGATGATTTTCTGGATGCGGACGGGGTGCTTTTTGCCGCCGAAGAAACCGCCGAAAACCTGCAGGATTTTGATCTGCGGGTCATCATTGATGCAGACACGGCGCCCGGGACGGCGATTACCGATATTGGGGTGGCGCAGCGGCTGCTGCAAAAAACAGGGCAGATCGACGCGTTGATCGTGCTGCCCGATCAACCCATCACCCAGGTCCCGCTGGCGGAAATTGCACCGCAACTGATCCGGCAACCGGCGCAAGGGGGGACGGATATCGGCAAGCTGACGGATAGTTTTCACCTGAACCTGACGGCGTTTGGAATGCTGTCCTTTGCGGTGGGGATTTTCATCGTGAATGGGGCCATCGGATTGGCCTTTGAACAAAGACGGCCCGTTCTGCGCAGCCTCCGGGCGCTTGGCGTGCCCCTAGGACGGCTGATCGCGCTGATGGTGGCCGAGCTGATGTGCTTCGCGCTGCTGGCGGGTGGGATCGGGGTGGCGCTGGGCTATGTGATCGCGGCGATCTTGCTGCCCGATGTGGCTGCAACGCTGCGGGGGCTTTACGGGGCGGATGTGTCCGGCACGTTGCAGCTGCGGCCCGTTTGGTGGCTATCTGGACTTGGCATCGCCGTGGGGGGCACTGCGCTGGCGGCCAGCGGGGCGCTGGTCAATCTGGCGAAAATGCCGCTTCTTGCAGCGGCGCAGCCACGGGCAATGGCCATGGCAGCCGGGCGACGGGCGCGGCTTCAGGGCTATGTGGCAATGGGGCTTTTAACGGTGTCAGTTGCACTCATGTTCACGGCCAAGGGGCTGATCGGAGGCTTTGCATTATTGGCGACACTGTTGATCGGGGCGGCACTGGCGCTGCCACTGATCCTTGATCTGGTGTTGGCGCAGAGCAGCCGGATGGCGAAATCGATCACCGCTGAATGGTTTTGGTCGGACACAAGGCAGCAACTGCCCGGACTGTCTTTGGCATTGATGGCATTGCTTTTGGCGATGGCGGCCAATGTGGGGGTCTCGACAATGGTGTCCAGCTTCCGGCTGACCTTTGTGGACTTTCTGGATCAGCGGCTATCATCTGATCTTTACGTCAGGCCCGAAAACTCAGAGCAGGCAGACGAACTGGTCGCCTTCGCTGGACCACGGGTTGATGCGATCATTCCGCGAAAGCGGGTGGAAATCCAAATCGCGGGGCAACCCACGGATCTTTACGCAGTGCGCGATCACAGCAGTTACAGGGACGGTTGGACCTTCCTAGAGCAGTCTGAAAACCCGTGGGATACGACATTCGCAGGCGAGACGATCCTGATCAATGAACAGCTTTTGCGGCGGGCCGGGCTGGGGATCGGCGATGCGGTTGCGGTAGGGGGCGTGTCCTTCACGGTGGCGGGTGCTTTTGGGGATTACGGCAATCCCATTGGGCAGGCTTTGATTGGCGAGGCCGTTTTCACGCGGCTTTATCCCGATATCAGCCCAGATAATTTCGGGCTATATCTTGATCCCGATACAGTTGATGATTTTGTGGCCGACATGGCTGCGCAGACCAGTCTTTCGGCGGGACAGACGATCAACCAGGCGAATATCAAAGCCTTTTCGCTGGGCGTCTTTGAACGGACCTTCACGGTGACCACGGCGCTGAATATCCTGACGCTGGCCGTGGCAGGTTTCGCCATTTTAATGAGCCTTCTCACGCTGGCAACAATGCGTATTCCGCAATTGGCACCGGCTTGGGCGATGGGTATGACCCGGCGGCGGATCGGTCAGTTGGAACTGCTGCGGGCCATTATATTGGCCGTGCTGACCGCCGTGATTGCCCTGCCGCTTGGGCTCATCCTGGCCTGGACATTGCTGGCCATCGTCAATGTTGCGGCTTTCGGGTGGAAATTGCCGCTCTACTTTTTCCCGGCAGATTATGCACGGCTTGGTGTTTTTTCGCTGCTGGCCGCAGCGCTTGCGGCGCTCTGGCCTGCGCAGCGGCTTGCGCGCACGCCGCCTGCTGAATTGCTCAAGGTGTTTTCCAATGAACGCTAA
- a CDS encoding DUF2927 domain-containing protein: MPPILRLFALSILCFSSPALQAQEKPIYEQVVDIVASETGTVRRWAYPPKLTIIHDGDPHRELIHGLVDMVNARIPNFPGVGEVEFFDMTQLNRRLAGNTQFRMPTRDFNGVEGSIVRALFQGETEGDDLSVTGSIFIFLTGLENGITFGALTQSTKRLSRQFAEGGETRCYFNLMSKNDELRAGFIFINNEDAQTPVAECIYEEFMQTLGLLNDSQGSSVFTFDNTGTVRQNRDPDFQLLEALYSTEVSPGDNAEKVADLFLSIAPMGLVEVAVQP; the protein is encoded by the coding sequence ATGCCGCCGATTCTGAGACTATTCGCACTATCAATTCTGTGCTTTTCATCACCTGCCCTACAAGCGCAGGAAAAGCCGATCTATGAGCAGGTCGTCGACATTGTCGCGTCTGAAACCGGGACTGTGCGCCGTTGGGCCTATCCGCCCAAACTGACCATCATTCACGATGGTGATCCCCATCGTGAGTTGATCCATGGCCTTGTCGATATGGTCAATGCGCGCATCCCGAACTTTCCGGGCGTTGGCGAGGTTGAGTTTTTCGATATGACCCAGCTTAACCGCCGTCTGGCCGGAAACACCCAATTCCGTATGCCAACCCGGGATTTCAACGGTGTTGAGGGCTCTATTGTTCGTGCCTTGTTTCAGGGCGAGACTGAAGGCGACGATCTGTCCGTTACCGGCAGCATCTTTATCTTTCTGACCGGGCTTGAAAACGGCATCACATTTGGCGCCTTGACCCAAAGCACCAAAAGGCTGAGCCGCCAATTTGCCGAAGGGGGCGAGACCCGCTGTTATTTCAATCTGATGTCCAAGAATGACGAGTTGCGCGCCGGGTTCATCTTTATCAACAACGAAGATGCCCAGACCCCCGTTGCCGAGTGCATTTATGAAGAGTTCATGCAGACCTTGGGCTTGCTTAACGACTCGCAAGGGTCATCCGTTTTCACCTTCGACAATACTGGCACCGTGCGCCAAAACCGCGACCCCGATTTTCAACTGCTTGAGGCGCTTTACAGCACCGAAGTCTCGCCCGGGGATAATGCAGAAAAGGTCGCCGATCTTTTCCTATCCATCGCCCCCATGGGATTGGTCGAGGTTGCCGTTCAGCCTTAG
- a CDS encoding glyoxalase: MIVGLDHIQIALPAGSETIMRAFYCDLLRLDACPKPTALQGRGGFWAQGPGIDVHFGVDPDFQPARKAHPAFIVKDIHALHSLLTARGHTPKWDTSLPDVTRFFVNDPVQNRIEILKEDPS; the protein is encoded by the coding sequence GTGATTGTCGGCCTCGACCATATCCAAATCGCCCTTCCAGCAGGCTCCGAGACGATCATGCGTGCGTTCTATTGTGATCTGCTGAGGCTTGATGCGTGCCCAAAACCAACAGCGCTACAAGGGCGCGGCGGTTTTTGGGCGCAAGGGCCCGGGATTGATGTGCATTTTGGTGTCGATCCTGACTTTCAACCGGCGCGCAAAGCGCATCCCGCTTTTATTGTCAAAGACATCCACGCATTGCACAGCCTGTTGACCGCGCGCGGCCACACGCCAAAATGGGATACAAGCTTGCCCGATGTAACGCGGTTTTTCGTCAATGACCCCGTACAAAACCGCATCGAAATTTTAAAAGAAGACCCGAGTTGA
- a CDS encoding acetyl-CoA C-acyltransferase family protein yields the protein MTDIVILAGARTAIGTFGGALSGTSPITLGSVVAEAALARADLAPAQIGHVAMGHVINTEPKDMYVSRVAAMNAGVPDTTPAMNVNRLCGSGVQAIVSVVQSLMLGDAEFGLAGGTENMSRSPFIISDQRWGAKMGDIRTQDMMLGALHCPFGTGHMGVTAENVASEHDITRQDQDAFALQSQERAAAAIAAGHFESQIVPVQVKQRRDMVDFVTDEHPKATTADGLAALRPVFQKDGTVTAGNASGLNDGAAAIVLATADAAEKAGLRPRFRVLGYAHAGVRPEVMGIGPVPAVRNLFEKTGLTAADFDVIESNEAFAAQALAVTEELGLDPAKVNPNGGAIALGHPVGATGAIITVKAMYELERTGAKRALITMCIGGGQGIALAIERI from the coding sequence ATGACTGATATTGTCATCTTGGCAGGCGCACGCACAGCGATTGGAACATTTGGCGGCGCGTTATCTGGGACCTCGCCGATTACGCTGGGCTCTGTCGTTGCTGAGGCCGCATTGGCCCGCGCTGATCTTGCCCCGGCGCAAATTGGTCATGTTGCCATGGGCCATGTGATCAATACCGAGCCAAAGGACATGTATGTCAGCCGTGTCGCAGCAATGAATGCGGGCGTGCCCGACACCACCCCGGCGATGAATGTAAACCGCCTTTGCGGATCGGGTGTGCAGGCGATCGTGTCGGTCGTCCAATCGCTGATGCTGGGCGATGCTGAATTTGGCCTCGCGGGCGGCACCGAAAATATGAGCCGTTCGCCCTTTATCATTTCGGACCAGCGTTGGGGCGCGAAGATGGGCGATATCCGCACCCAAGACATGATGCTGGGTGCGCTGCATTGCCCCTTTGGCACCGGCCATATGGGTGTCACGGCTGAAAACGTCGCGAGCGAACACGATATCACCCGGCAGGATCAGGACGCCTTTGCCCTGCAAAGCCAAGAGCGGGCGGCGGCGGCCATTGCTGCGGGCCATTTCGAGAGCCAGATCGTTCCTGTGCAGGTCAAGCAGCGCCGCGACATGGTTGATTTCGTCACTGACGAGCATCCCAAGGCAACAACCGCTGACGGCCTTGCTGCCCTGCGCCCCGTTTTTCAAAAAGACGGGACGGTGACAGCGGGCAATGCCTCGGGCCTGAATGACGGTGCGGCGGCGATTGTTCTGGCCACCGCAGATGCGGCTGAGAAAGCCGGGCTACGCCCAAGATTCCGCGTTCTTGGATATGCCCATGCCGGTGTGCGCCCCGAAGTGATGGGCATCGGCCCGGTTCCGGCGGTCCGCAATCTGTTTGAAAAGACCGGTCTGACCGCAGCTGATTTCGACGTCATCGAGTCGAACGAGGCTTTTGCCGCCCAAGCCCTGGCCGTTACAGAAGAGCTGGGGCTTGATCCGGCCAAAGTGAACCCGAATGGCGGCGCCATCGCCTTGGGCCACCCGGTCGGGGCAACAGGCGCAATCATCACGGTCAAAGCCATGTATGAATTGGAACGGACAGGCGCCAAGCGCGCCTTGATCACGATGTGTATTGGAGGCGGGCAAGGGATCGCCTTGGCGATTGAACGGATCTAG
- a CDS encoding ABC transporter ATP-binding protein, producing the protein MLLDVQNIHKTYQSADGPSAVLRGVGLSLAAGETLALTGESGSGKSTLLHLIGGLDTPDQGQILVDGQDIGAMDDNGRAHLRRGTLGVVFQQFNLIPSLRVRDNIAFQARLAGQHDAQWAGTLADRMGLADHLNKYPEQLSGGQQQRVAIARTLAPRPRLVLADEPTGNLDETTAATVMDLMLELVRETNAGLLMVTHSENLAGRLSRRLHLRAGLVA; encoded by the coding sequence ATGCTGTTAGACGTTCAAAACATCCACAAAACCTATCAAAGCGCGGACGGGCCCTCTGCGGTCCTGCGCGGTGTCGGACTGTCGCTTGCAGCGGGGGAAACACTGGCGCTTACCGGGGAATCGGGCAGCGGGAAAAGCACGCTTTTGCACCTGATCGGGGGGCTTGATACGCCCGATCAGGGGCAAATCCTTGTGGATGGGCAGGATATCGGGGCGATGGATGACAATGGGCGGGCGCATCTGCGGCGGGGCACATTGGGCGTCGTGTTCCAGCAGTTCAACCTGATCCCCAGCTTGCGGGTGCGGGACAATATCGCCTTTCAAGCACGGCTTGCGGGACAACATGACGCGCAGTGGGCCGGAACGCTCGCCGATCGGATGGGGCTGGCGGACCATCTGAACAAATACCCCGAACAGCTCTCCGGGGGGCAACAACAACGGGTGGCCATCGCGCGGACATTGGCACCCAGACCGCGGCTGGTTCTGGCGGATGAACCAACCGGCAACCTGGATGAGACAACGGCAGCAACGGTCATGGATCTGATGCTTGAACTGGTGCGTGAAACCAATGCGGGGCTGCTGATGGTGACACATTCGGAAAACCTGGCCGGCCGGTTGTCACGCAGGCTGCATCTGCGGGCAGGTCTTGTTGCATGA
- the yaaA gene encoding peroxide stress protein YaaA, with amino-acid sequence MLVVVSPAKSLDMAPVDITATQPDFQEDAVRLSKTARNLTLGQLKDLMGISDDLARLNRDRFKAFAADPAPETTKPAALAFNGDTYQGLEAKTLSEDDLTWAQDHLRLLSGLYGLLRPLDAIQPYRLEMGSKLKTRRGKSLYDYWGDTIAKALNTQAEAVGTDTLINCASQEYFGAADRKALKLRVITPVFMELKDDKPRIVSFFAKRARGAMARYVVVNRLQQADDIKSFNTGGYSFDPDLSEGDKWVFLRDYPES; translated from the coding sequence ATGCTTGTTGTCGTCTCTCCCGCAAAATCACTTGATATGGCGCCGGTGGATATCACCGCGACCCAGCCCGATTTTCAGGAGGATGCGGTGCGGCTGTCGAAGACAGCGCGCAATCTGACATTGGGACAACTCAAAGACCTGATGGGCATTTCCGATGATTTGGCACGGCTGAACCGAGACCGGTTCAAAGCCTTCGCTGCCGATCCGGCGCCTGAGACGACCAAGCCCGCAGCGCTTGCCTTTAACGGGGACACCTATCAGGGGCTTGAGGCCAAGACCCTGTCCGAGGATGATCTGACTTGGGCGCAGGACCATCTGCGGCTGCTTTCAGGGCTTTATGGGCTGCTGCGACCGTTGGATGCAATCCAGCCTTACCGGCTTGAAATGGGCAGCAAACTAAAGACGCGCCGGGGCAAATCGCTTTATGACTATTGGGGCGACACCATCGCCAAAGCACTGAACACGCAGGCCGAAGCGGTGGGAACGGACACGCTGATCAATTGCGCCAGCCAGGAATATTTCGGCGCGGCGGACCGCAAGGCTCTGAAACTGCGGGTGATCACCCCGGTTTTCATGGAGCTAAAGGATGACAAGCCGCGGATCGTCAGCTTTTTCGCCAAACGGGCGCGGGGGGCGATGGCGCGCTATGTGGTGGTGAACCGGTTGCAACAGGCCGATGATATCAAATCATTTAATACCGGCGGCTACAGCTTTGACCCCGACCTGTCGGAAGGGGACAAATGGGTGTTTTTGCGGGATTATCCCGAAAGCTAA
- a CDS encoding AEC family transporter — MNLALTVLNITAPVFLLAAVGFAWVKLGFEYRVEFVTRMAMTLSVPCLIFVALMRIEAEPEALAALSLAALSAYGIVMIACFALVKVMRLDVQTFLAPLIFGNTGNLGLPLALFAFGEVGLGYAVVVFAVMAMLSFTIGIWIVAGRGSLKRVIQEPLVAATLLGGVFLWQGWQTPEFLTNTIDLIGQMAIPLMLITLGVAVARLETKAMALAGFLSLIKVVICVGAAWLAATFFGLEPVAAAVLIVQVATPVAVTSYLLAEKYGADAQPVAGLVVASTLLSVIALPLILAFVI, encoded by the coding sequence GTGAACCTCGCCCTGACAGTGCTGAACATTACGGCACCCGTGTTCCTGTTGGCCGCCGTTGGGTTTGCTTGGGTCAAGCTGGGCTTTGAATACCGGGTTGAGTTTGTCACCCGCATGGCGATGACCCTTTCGGTCCCTTGTCTGATCTTTGTCGCCCTCATGCGGATCGAGGCTGAGCCTGAAGCCTTAGCAGCATTATCGCTTGCCGCGCTGAGCGCATACGGGATTGTAATGATTGCCTGTTTCGCGTTGGTCAAAGTGATGCGCCTTGACGTTCAAACCTTTCTTGCGCCGCTGATCTTCGGGAATACGGGCAATCTTGGCCTGCCGCTGGCGCTTTTTGCATTTGGCGAGGTTGGACTGGGCTATGCCGTCGTTGTCTTTGCTGTGATGGCGATGCTGTCCTTTACCATCGGCATTTGGATCGTCGCTGGGCGCGGATCGCTGAAACGTGTGATCCAAGAACCGCTGGTCGCCGCCACTTTGCTGGGCGGCGTTTTCTTGTGGCAGGGATGGCAGACTCCGGAGTTCCTGACCAACACTATCGATCTGATTGGACAGATGGCGATTCCCTTGATGCTGATTACCCTCGGCGTGGCCGTCGCCCGCCTGGAAACCAAGGCGATGGCGCTGGCGGGTTTTCTGTCGCTGATCAAGGTGGTGATCTGCGTTGGCGCGGCATGGCTTGCGGCCACATTCTTTGGGCTTGAGCCTGTCGCTGCTGCCGTTTTAATCGTGCAGGTCGCCACGCCGGTTGCTGTGACGTCCTATCTACTGGCCGAAAAATACGGCGCGGATGCGCAGCCCGTCGCTGGGCTGGTTGTCGCCTCAACCTTGCTATCGGTCATCGCTTTACCGCTGATCCTTGCATTTGTGATCTAA
- a CDS encoding transglycosylase SLT domain-containing protein, with the protein MSSFFRAMICVLLLGSCGSSSGNFSAPRDLDDACSIVSERPEYLRAFRRVERRYGVPVPSLMAIIYQESKFIGNNRPPHQYALGVIPIGRQSSALGYSQALDGTWKEYQDEVGGRRASREDIDDATDFMGWYMIQTVEETGVPITDTRNQYLAYHDGRTGFNRGTWRSKSWLIRIAGEVEARAALYATQLQSCGRL; encoded by the coding sequence ATGAGCAGTTTCTTTCGCGCCATGATATGTGTGCTGTTGCTTGGCAGTTGCGGATCAAGTTCGGGGAATTTTTCCGCCCCGCGTGATCTGGACGACGCCTGCAGCATCGTGTCTGAGCGCCCCGAATACCTAAGGGCTTTCCGCCGGGTTGAGCGCCGCTATGGCGTCCCGGTCCCATCGCTGATGGCGATCATCTATCAGGAAAGCAAATTCATTGGGAACAACCGCCCACCCCATCAATATGCATTGGGTGTCATTCCGATTGGTCGGCAATCATCCGCATTGGGCTATTCGCAGGCGCTGGACGGCACCTGGAAGGAGTACCAGGACGAAGTTGGCGGTCGCCGTGCCAGCCGCGAAGATATTGACGATGCCACCGATTTCATGGGCTGGTACATGATCCAGACCGTTGAAGAGACGGGCGTGCCAATCACAGACACCCGCAACCAATATCTGGCATATCATGATGGCCGAACCGGGTTTAACCGCGGCACATGGCGTTCAAAAAGCTGGCTGATCCGGATCGCCGGAGAGGTCGAAGCCCGCGCAGCCCTTTATGCCACACAGCTGCAATCCTGCGGCAGGCTGTAA
- a CDS encoding outer membrane lipoprotein carrier protein LolA, with amino-acid sequence MSKRILFMVLTMALAIYAGAASAQQLSLGQLSQYLNQLQTAQGGFTQINQDGTISTGQIYIKRPGRIRFEYNAPNDALVMAGGGQLAVFDPRSNIGPDRYPLNQTPLGIILEANVDLNRERMVTNIVSDGTTTTITAQDPDNPQYGNIKLVFTANPVELRQWIITDELGTETTVILNDLETGGAIGDIQFNIVAEMRQRGY; translated from the coding sequence ATGAGCAAACGTATCCTCTTTATGGTGCTGACCATGGCGCTCGCGATCTATGCGGGCGCTGCGTCGGCGCAACAATTATCGCTGGGGCAGTTGTCCCAATATCTCAACCAGTTGCAAACCGCGCAGGGTGGGTTCACGCAAATCAACCAAGATGGCACGATTTCGACCGGGCAGATCTATATCAAGCGGCCGGGGCGGATCCGTTTTGAATACAATGCGCCCAATGACGCGCTTGTTATGGCCGGGGGCGGGCAATTGGCCGTGTTTGACCCACGTTCCAATATTGGGCCGGACCGCTATCCGCTTAATCAAACCCCGCTTGGGATCATTCTTGAGGCGAATGTTGATCTTAACCGGGAACGGATGGTGACGAATATCGTCTCAGATGGGACAACAACGACCATTACGGCGCAAGACCCGGACAACCCGCAATATGGGAATATCAAGCTGGTGTTCACGGCCAACCCGGTTGAGCTGCGTCAGTGGATCATCACAGATGAACTGGGCACCGAAACCACAGTTATTCTGAACGATCTGGAAACCGGCGGTGCGATCGGCGACATCCAGTTCAATATCGTCGCTGAGATGCGGCAACGCGGTTATTAG
- the hspQ gene encoding heat shock protein HspQ, with translation MFKTHAKYHLGQIVRHRKHPFRGVVFDVDAMFSNTDAWYDAIPEDSRPEKDQPFYHLLAENDQSFYVAYVSEQNLVADHSGEPVDHPDLDDLFGPFEDGQYPLQVQLN, from the coding sequence ATGTTCAAAACGCACGCCAAATATCATCTGGGGCAAATCGTACGCCACCGTAAACATCCTTTCCGGGGTGTTGTGTTTGACGTGGATGCAATGTTTTCGAACACCGATGCCTGGTATGACGCGATTCCCGAAGACAGCCGGCCCGAAAAAGACCAGCCGTTCTATCATCTGCTCGCGGAAAACGACCAAAGCTTTTATGTGGCCTATGTCTCCGAACAGAACCTGGTTGCCGATCACTCGGGCGAGCCGGTCGATCATCCCGATCTGGACGACCTTTTTGGGCCGTTTGAAGACGGGCAATATCCCCTGCAGGTACAGTTGAACTAA
- a CDS encoding substrate-binding domain-containing protein, which translates to MLRNVIPFLLCTAAPTALLAQQVELRSSDAFISVAGEIVGFNGVMVSVDTLVGQVSVPASEVICYGEGCSAILASNNFGLTADDFEDVVIAEAVILEDLSDDYVISFASPSFNTLYRTIAGAFAVSNETTSTVALTAAGQMSLQNDTGNETATVALATGNAASDLRVATQSLRGAQSAAFTASGGWATTSTPPYQLLGLDAFAVIIAADVAVDMITMDQLAGIYAGEITNWSQIGGADQNILPLQLPVDSPLRSELITLVMEPAGKSISNSILTMGDETSIAGSVGQFPGSISVVSLENADGSNIAAVSGACGVPVTPNAFNIVSGDYPLVRPIMATYDRAPNTSLVTELFDFATSDTAQELIAREGFVDGTAFAQDGDAKSARLGSLLNAALNEDARATAAEMFELLFASERLSPSMVGGPTSGPEAAWNRAMMLDLIDLVADGGFAGRNIYFVGLGDGAAGGEAARLASQRAAAEIEAAFREIAGDVIGDNDLTLSSYGFGGLAPATCYESQTSGPTPTRVEVWAR; encoded by the coding sequence ATGCTGCGAAATGTCATCCCATTCCTGCTGTGTACTGCTGCGCCGACGGCGCTCTTGGCACAGCAAGTCGAACTTAGATCCTCTGATGCGTTTATCAGCGTAGCCGGTGAAATTGTTGGTTTTAACGGCGTAATGGTGTCAGTCGACACGCTGGTGGGGCAGGTCAGTGTCCCCGCCTCAGAAGTGATCTGCTACGGCGAAGGTTGCAGCGCGATCTTGGCAAGCAACAATTTTGGGCTGACTGCAGATGATTTTGAAGATGTGGTCATTGCCGAAGCGGTGATCCTTGAAGACCTATCCGATGATTATGTGATCAGCTTTGCATCGCCTTCCTTCAATACACTCTACCGGACGATTGCGGGTGCGTTTGCAGTGTCGAATGAAACAACGTCCACCGTTGCTTTGACTGCGGCAGGGCAAATGTCGCTCCAGAATGACACGGGTAATGAAACTGCGACCGTGGCGCTGGCGACAGGCAATGCCGCTTCGGATTTGCGCGTTGCGACCCAGTCTCTTCGGGGGGCGCAATCGGCTGCATTTACAGCATCTGGTGGATGGGCGACAACGTCCACACCGCCATATCAGCTTTTGGGGCTTGATGCTTTTGCGGTGATCATTGCGGCAGATGTTGCGGTTGACATGATCACGATGGACCAGTTGGCAGGCATCTATGCTGGTGAAATCACCAATTGGTCGCAGATTGGCGGGGCGGACCAGAATATCTTACCGTTGCAGCTTCCGGTGGATTCGCCACTCCGCTCTGAACTGATCACATTGGTGATGGAACCTGCAGGCAAATCGATCAGCAACAGCATCCTGACAATGGGCGATGAGACCAGCATCGCGGGCTCCGTGGGGCAATTTCCGGGCAGCATCAGCGTTGTCAGTCTTGAAAACGCCGATGGTAGCAACATTGCCGCGGTCTCTGGCGCCTGCGGGGTCCCGGTGACGCCGAACGCTTTCAACATCGTCTCAGGGGATTACCCGCTCGTGCGGCCGATCATGGCGACATATGACCGGGCGCCGAATACATCGTTGGTGACCGAACTGTTTGACTTCGCGACCTCGGACACCGCGCAGGAACTTATTGCACGCGAAGGCTTCGTCGATGGGACTGCATTTGCCCAAGACGGTGACGCCAAAAGCGCGCGGCTGGGCAGCTTGCTGAACGCAGCACTCAACGAGGATGCGCGCGCAACCGCCGCCGAAATGTTTGAACTTCTCTTCGCAAGCGAGCGTTTGTCGCCCAGCATGGTCGGTGGGCCAACCAGTGGGCCGGAAGCAGCGTGGAACCGGGCGATGATGCTTGATCTGATTGATCTGGTGGCAGACGGCGGATTTGCGGGGCGGAACATCTATTTTGTTGGTCTCGGGGATGGCGCAGCCGGCGGCGAGGCCGCACGTCTGGCATCCCAGCGCGCTGCAGCTGAAATAGAGGCCGCATTTCGTGAAATCGCCGGGGATGTGATCGGGGATAATGATTTGACCTTGTCGTCCTATGGGTTTGGCGGGCTGGCACCGGCAACCTGCTATGAAAGCCAGACTTCGGGCCCAACGCCAACCCGGGTTGAGGTTTGGGCGCGCTAG